One genomic window of Cricetulus griseus strain 17A/GY chromosome 3, alternate assembly CriGri-PICRH-1.0, whole genome shotgun sequence includes the following:
- the LOC103164358 gene encoding serine/arginine repetitive matrix protein 3-like: MVRATAPRAVRPNLTVAAELRLALPWPRTTSAVRRGRGGGGAGACDSRERRGDLSPSSLRNRLRLRTQQPRPAPPLSPPPCPAPRAIPRRARPPPEPPPWRDATRGGRKFIRLQTRPSRGDRQLRARRTPSAASPPSSRPGASAEYTDAGGGGRAGRRAYKTLLPASADGHRAPGPAAPRRSGILQLSNNFAESHHVTIQAPSNWPVGRVIQLCLLSPPASQKGPSVERCV; this comes from the coding sequence ATGGTGCGGGCGACGGCCCCCCGGGCGGTGCGGCCAAACTTGACGGTGGCTGCGGAGCTTCGGCTCGCCCTGCCCTGGCCTCGGACGACGAGCGCGGTGCGGCGAGGCCGAGGGGGCGGGGGCGCGGGAGCTTGCGACTCGCGGGAGCGCCGAGGCGACCTCAGCCCCTCATCTTTACGTAACCGGCTGCGCCTCCGCACGCAGCAGCCGCGGCCGGCTCCGCCGCTGTCGCCGCCGCCCTGCCCGGCGCCCCGCGCGATCCCCCGACGGGCGCGCCCTCCTCCTGAGCCGCCTCCTTGGAGAGATGCCACACGTGGCGGTCGCAAGTTTATTCGACTGCAAACGCGTCCGAGTCGAGGGGACAGGCAACTGCGAGCCAGGCGCACGCCCTCGGCCGCCTCTCCGCCGAGCTCACGCCCTGGGGCATCAGCCGAGTACACGGACGCGGGGGGCGGGGGCCGAGCGGGGCGCCGCGCCTACAAGACACTTCTTCCCGCGTCCGCCGACGGCCACCGAGCCCCTGGTCCTGCCGCGCCGCGCCGCTCCGGCATTCTCCAGCTCAGTAACAATTTCGCAGAATCCCATCACGTCACAATCCAGGCCCCCTCCAATTGGCCAGTGGGGAGGGTGATTCAACTCTGTTTACTTTCTCCCCCTGCCAGTCAGAAGGGCCCTTCGGTGGAGAGGTGCGTCTAG